In Methanomicrobium antiquum, one DNA window encodes the following:
- the psmB gene encoding archaeal proteasome endopeptidase complex subunit beta encodes MQQSSDILKGTTTVGLVFDDGVVLATERRATMGNMIASKKAKKVYQIAERIGMTTAGGVGDAQQLARLMQVECSLYHIRRGKPMTVTASASLLSNVLNQHRMMPYYVQLLVGGVDKNGPSIFSVDAMGGASPEDDIVATGSGSPFAYGVLEDRYKKGFNEKEAVDLATRALTSAMRRDSASGEDISIVVITKDKYEESSKKGITN; translated from the coding sequence ATGCAGCAGAGCTCCGATATATTAAAAGGAACAACTACGGTAGGGCTCGTTTTCGATGACGGTGTAGTTTTGGCAACCGAGAGAAGAGCTACGATGGGCAATATGATTGCCAGCAAAAAAGCCAAAAAAGTGTACCAGATAGCAGAAAGAATCGGCATGACAACAGCCGGAGGTGTAGGTGATGCACAACAGCTTGCACGTCTGATGCAGGTGGAATGCAGTCTTTATCATATAAGAAGAGGAAAGCCGATGACTGTAACAGCATCAGCTTCACTCCTGAGTAATGTACTAAATCAGCATCGAATGATGCCTTATTATGTACAACTTCTTGTCGGCGGCGTTGACAAAAACGGCCCGTCAATATTCTCTGTAGATGCAATGGGAGGTGCTTCACCTGAAGATGATATTGTTGCGACAGGTTCAGGCTCTCCTTTTGCATATGGAGTTTTGGAAGACCGTTATAAAAAAGGATTTAATGAGAAAGAAGCAGTCGATCTCGCCACAAGAGCTCTCACATCTGCGATGAGAAGAGATTCCGCATCAGGTGAAGATATTAGTATCGTTGTTATAACTAAAGACAAATATGAAGAGTCCAGTAAGAAAGGAATCACTAATTAG
- a CDS encoding CBS domain-containing protein → MVDDVVSVETPGNRDDVLRILKRTGISGVPVTNKGELVGIITRKDLLRKADETQLSLLMTSNPVTIGPEASIIEAARIMDKNKFRRLPVVEKGKLLGIISIADLVGAIAQMKFKSEIKMGYTKPTFALWENTPLPLVGRIMEISGYDAIPILNKDSMLTGIISERDLIKHAMIEDSVEVSDLSNGTDDDDWTWESIRDMHTISFGISKVQLPDKLVKDAMVKEVVAVPQNAEISECALKMKRSRVDQLPVINGDKKMVSMLFDRELIKVLLDSKISA, encoded by the coding sequence ATGGTTGATGATGTTGTTTCTGTTGAAACACCCGGAAACAGGGATGATGTTTTAAGAATTTTAAAAAGAACCGGTATAAGTGGTGTACCTGTTACAAATAAAGGTGAACTTGTAGGAATCATAACCCGAAAAGATCTCTTAAGAAAGGCTGATGAGACGCAGCTTAGTCTTTTAATGACATCAAACCCTGTAACAATCGGACCGGAGGCATCTATTATTGAAGCTGCCCGGATAATGGATAAGAATAAGTTCAGAAGGCTTCCTGTTGTTGAAAAAGGAAAACTACTTGGAATTATTAGTATTGCCGATTTAGTAGGCGCAATTGCGCAGATGAAGTTTAAATCAGAGATTAAAATGGGATATACAAAACCAACATTTGCGCTATGGGAAAATACTCCTTTGCCGCTTGTCGGAAGAATCATGGAAATCTCCGGATATGATGCAATACCTATTCTTAATAAGGACTCAATGCTTACAGGAATCATATCTGAGCGTGATTTAATAAAACATGCAATGATAGAGGACAGTGTTGAAGTAAGCGATCTCTCAAATGGTACAGATGACGATGACTGGACATGGGAGAGTATCAGAGATATGCACACAATCTCTTTTGGAATTTCAAAAGTCCAGCTTCCAGATAAACTTGTTAAGGATGCAATGGTAAAAGAGGTTGTTGCAGTACCGCAAAATGCAGAGATAAGTGAATGTGCACTCAAAATGAAGCGCTCAAGAGTAGATCAGCTTCCGGTAATCAATGGGGATAAGAAGATGGTTTCAATGCTCTTTGACCGTGAACTGATAAAAGTTCTTCTTGACAGCAAAATTTCAGCTTAA
- a CDS encoding universal stress protein — MFKTILVAVDGSKASEKALEAAINESKIRDSVVNAVYVIETGMFKDIPTDSTMELLYSRFEAIGTDAFELGENIAKKSNVEFVSHVKKGHAGEEILKLADELNADLIVMGSTGKSNVDKLFLGSVTEYVIRNSKVSTMVVRS, encoded by the coding sequence ATGTTTAAAACCATCCTCGTAGCAGTGGACGGCTCAAAAGCCAGTGAGAAGGCGCTTGAGGCGGCCATCAACGAGTCAAAAATAAGAGATTCTGTCGTCAATGCAGTTTATGTAATTGAGACAGGTATGTTCAAAGACATTCCTACTGACAGCACAATGGAGCTTTTATACAGCAGATTTGAGGCTATCGGAACAGATGCATTTGAATTGGGGGAGAATATTGCCAAAAAGAGCAATGTCGAATTTGTCTCACATGTCAAAAAAGGGCATGCGGGGGAAGAAATACTCAAACTTGCTGATGAATTAAACGCTGATCTTATAGTCATGGGTTCAACCGGAAAAAGCAACGTTGACAAACTGTTTCTTGGCAGTGTCACGGAATATGTGATTAGAAACAGCAAAGTATCAACAATGGTGGTGAGATCATAG
- a CDS encoding amidohydrolase family protein, with protein sequence MQNKSDITGDYTISGRAYVGCDFEECCVEIVVEEGIIAEIEEKKKVPERWIFPGFFNSHTHLADTVAMDAEAKGSLSELVAPPNGLKHKILRETDKEVLKDAVSSSMDYMLNSAIFGFCDFREGGKEGVLTIKKAMDKKEIFGIILGRNGGEEISDGIGISSTKEGTHVITEASETKKKGGFVAIHAGEKNNSDVDQAIDLKPDMLVHMTHATDKQLKRCVDENIPVVICPRSNHILGVSSSSAHPPVGKMLEMGCMVLLGTDNVMFVQPDMFSEMSFLSYLYGTDPKEIMKMSVSGSEIFKNPFFIEKGNVAAFFSVIPGEYNLRFSHSPLKTIVKRMNSGLIERTYFKHIKK encoded by the coding sequence ATGCAGAATAAATCAGATATAACAGGAGATTATACAATATCGGGCAGGGCTTATGTCGGATGTGATTTTGAGGAATGCTGTGTTGAAATTGTTGTTGAAGAAGGAATTATTGCTGAAATCGAAGAGAAAAAAAAAGTTCCTGAAAGATGGATATTTCCAGGATTTTTTAATTCACATACACATCTTGCTGATACTGTGGCTATGGATGCAGAGGCAAAGGGCAGTTTATCTGAGCTTGTGGCGCCTCCGAACGGGTTAAAACACAAAATTCTAAGAGAAACTGACAAAGAAGTGCTAAAAGATGCTGTATCATCCAGTATGGACTATATGCTAAATTCTGCTATATTTGGATTCTGTGATTTTCGCGAAGGTGGAAAAGAAGGTGTTCTGACAATAAAAAAAGCGATGGACAAAAAAGAAATATTTGGCATAATACTTGGGCGCAACGGGGGAGAGGAAATATCTGACGGTATTGGAATTTCAAGTACTAAAGAAGGAACACATGTAATCACAGAGGCATCTGAAACAAAAAAGAAAGGAGGTTTTGTTGCCATCCATGCGGGTGAGAAGAACAACAGTGATGTTGATCAGGCAATAGACTTAAAGCCTGACATGCTTGTCCATATGACGCATGCAACAGACAAACAGCTAAAACGCTGTGTTGATGAAAATATACCTGTTGTGATTTGCCCAAGATCAAATCACATACTTGGCGTATCATCTTCATCCGCACATCCTCCTGTTGGAAAAATGCTTGAGATGGGATGCATGGTTTTACTGGGGACCGATAACGTGATGTTTGTCCAGCCGGATATGTTTTCTGAGATGTCATTTTTGTCATATCTGTATGGGACAGATCCTAAAGAAATCATGAAAATGTCGGTATCTGGTTCAGAAATCTTTAAAAATCCATTTTTTATAGAAAAAGGAAATGTTGCGGCCTTTTTTTCAGTAATACCTGGTGAATATAATCTGCGCTTCAGCCATTCTCCACTAAAAACAATCGTAAAAAGGATGAATTCCGGCTTAATAGAGAGAACCTATTTTAAGCACATAAAAAAATAA
- a CDS encoding preprotein translocase subunit Sec61beta, whose amino-acid sequence MAGKKNSGRLVSSAGLVTYYDSEDKRAVHISPKTVLVFAGVVGIIVVVLNHLF is encoded by the coding sequence ATGGCAGGTAAGAAGAACAGTGGAAGACTGGTTTCATCTGCAGGTCTTGTCACATATTATGATAGTGAAGACAAGCGTGCAGTTCATATTTCACCAAAAACAGTGCTGGTTTTTGCAGGCGTAGTTGGAATAATTGTTGTTGTATTGAATCATTTATTCTAA
- a CDS encoding coenzyme F420-0:L-glutamate ligase, with protein sequence MSIEVLPVSGLPIFHEGDSISKEICDKIELKDGDILCIASSVYSKTKGFTRVIDSITPTEKAKEIAGQCKEDTRFIQAVLDETEDLILEYPFVLSKLKCGHVGVRAGVDNSNIERGFIIRLPPEPMISAEEIRCEIKEITGKDVRVIITDTCGRAFRRGQTGVALGWAGMPAIRDFRGDTDLFGRVLEITEEAVVDEFAAFSNFIMGESNNGVPAVVFRNAPKWEGHDSLFFTSDEDITIKALKKK encoded by the coding sequence ATGAGTATTGAAGTTCTTCCGGTTTCAGGTCTTCCTATCTTTCATGAAGGAGACAGTATTTCAAAAGAGATTTGTGATAAAATTGAGCTAAAAGACGGGGATATTTTATGCATTGCATCTTCTGTCTACTCCAAAACAAAAGGTTTCACAAGAGTTATAGACTCAATAACGCCGACAGAGAAGGCAAAAGAGATAGCCGGGCAATGTAAAGAAGATACGCGCTTTATTCAGGCAGTTCTGGATGAAACCGAAGATTTAATCTTAGAATATCCTTTTGTTCTTTCAAAATTAAAATGCGGACATGTAGGTGTGCGTGCCGGCGTTGACAACAGCAATATTGAAAGGGGATTTATCATACGTCTGCCACCTGAGCCTATGATATCTGCTGAAGAAATAAGATGCGAGATAAAAGAGATTACAGGAAAGGATGTAAGGGTAATTATTACCGACACCTGTGGAAGAGCCTTTAGACGGGGGCAGACCGGTGTTGCGCTTGGATGGGCCGGAATGCCTGCAATACGTGATTTCAGGGGAGACACTGATCTATTTGGGCGTGTGTTGGAAATTACAGAAGAAGCGGTCGTTGATGAGTTTGCCGCATTTTCCAATTTTATCATGGGAGAGAGCAATAATGGTGTCCCTGCAGTTGTATTTCGAAATGCACCCAAATGGGAGGGACATGACAGCCTGTTCTTCACATCCGATGAGGATATTACTATAAAAGCACTGAAGAAAAAATAA
- a CDS encoding ATP-binding protein: MKTLAVVSGKGGTGKTTFTAGFASLITRPFTLVDCDVDAANLCLLFDTKIEMEKDFLGSDIAEINPDLCILCGNCEEYCRFDAISYNEESEVFEVNRIACEGCAVCTIVCPADAITVERIKTGDLKISNAGSLRIVHADLLPGCGASGLLVKEVKCEAEKISSDADLILIDGPPGIGCPFIATVSGVDYAVIVAEPGLSSLHDLKRARVVIENFGAKIFVVINRFDISPDITKEIEDYCLENQIPVAGKIPYDETVYDSVRNLKPITDYDCPASKAIEKCFSFIVKEIED, encoded by the coding sequence ATGAAAACACTTGCTGTTGTAAGCGGAAAAGGCGGAACCGGAAAAACTACTTTTACAGCAGGATTTGCATCTTTGATTACCAGGCCTTTCACTCTTGTTGATTGCGATGTTGACGCGGCCAATCTCTGTCTTTTGTTTGATACAAAAATTGAGATGGAGAAAGATTTCTTAGGATCTGATATTGCTGAGATTAATCCTGATTTATGTATTTTATGTGGAAATTGTGAAGAATACTGCAGATTTGATGCAATATCATACAATGAAGAATCCGAAGTTTTTGAGGTCAACAGAATTGCATGTGAAGGTTGTGCAGTCTGCACAATTGTATGTCCGGCTGACGCAATAACTGTAGAGAGGATTAAAACCGGTGATTTAAAAATTTCAAATGCCGGTTCTTTAAGAATAGTCCATGCAGACCTTCTTCCCGGTTGTGGTGCAAGCGGGCTTTTGGTAAAAGAAGTAAAGTGTGAAGCAGAAAAGATATCTTCCGATGCAGATTTAATCCTGATTGACGGTCCGCCCGGTATTGGATGTCCGTTTATTGCAACAGTCAGCGGTGTTGATTATGCTGTGATTGTTGCAGAACCTGGTCTTTCTTCTCTTCATGATCTAAAAAGGGCAAGGGTTGTTATTGAGAATTTCGGTGCAAAAATATTTGTTGTTATAAACCGGTTTGATATAAGCCCCGATATTACAAAAGAGATTGAGGATTACTGCTTAGAAAATCAGATTCCTGTTGCAGGTAAGATTCCATATGATGAAACAGTATATGACTCTGTTAGAAATTTAAAGCCGATAACAGATTATGACTGCCCGGCATCCAAAGCCATTGAGAAATGTTTTTCATTTATTGTAAAAGAAATTGAAGATTAA
- a CDS encoding ATP-binding protein produces the protein MKIAVASGKGGTGKTTVAANLALAVSEKFNTILIDCDVEEPNLHIFFSGKENSKDVFLKKPVVDDEKCILCGKCAEFCRFGAINIIKEKVLISNDLCHSCGGCKLVCPEDAISEEDIVIGNIISMNISENLVLTQGRLIPGQPTGNEIIKASKEDSYKYDAVIFDSPPGSACPFIETISDSDFCLLVTESTPFGLHDLKAAYETGKTAKVPMAVVINRSYGNDTETEKFCLENGLEILMKIPNDLKIAVIQNRGGLFSKEIPEWSEKFLSLYEKIQESAGEVL, from the coding sequence ATGAAAATAGCTGTTGCAAGCGGCAAGGGTGGAACAGGAAAAACCACTGTTGCGGCTAATCTGGCATTAGCAGTTTCTGAAAAATTTAACACAATTCTTATTGACTGTGATGTTGAAGAGCCAAATCTTCACATCTTTTTTTCAGGCAAAGAAAATTCAAAAGATGTTTTTTTAAAAAAGCCTGTTGTGGATGATGAAAAGTGTATTTTATGCGGTAAATGTGCAGAATTCTGTCGGTTTGGTGCAATTAATATAATCAAAGAAAAAGTTTTGATTTCAAATGATTTGTGTCATTCCTGTGGGGGCTGTAAGCTGGTGTGTCCTGAAGATGCCATATCTGAAGAGGATATTGTCATTGGAAATATTATTTCAATGAATATTTCTGAAAACCTTGTCTTAACACAGGGGAGACTTATTCCCGGACAGCCTACCGGAAATGAAATTATTAAGGCATCGAAAGAAGACTCTTACAAGTACGATGCAGTAATATTTGATTCACCTCCCGGTTCTGCATGTCCTTTTATTGAAACAATTTCTGATAGTGATTTTTGTCTTTTAGTAACTGAGTCAACGCCTTTTGGTCTTCATGACTTAAAAGCCGCGTATGAAACAGGAAAGACAGCAAAAGTTCCTATGGCAGTTGTAATAAACAGAAGTTATGGCAATGACACTGAAACAGAAAAATTCTGTTTAGAAAACGGTCTTGAAATTTTGATGAAAATTCCAAACGATTTAAAAATTGCTGTTATCCAAAACAGGGGCGGTCTTTTTTCAAAAGAAATACCTGAATGGAGTGAAAAATTTTTAAGTCTTTATGAAAAAATTCAGGAATCTGCAGGTGAGGTCTTATGA
- a CDS encoding NifB/NifX family molybdenum-iron cluster-binding protein encodes MKICITSTGNNTESLVEKNFGRAPYLAVYDTVSEEFTFLENKNMNLPGGVGPKTAQMVIDSQAEVLITGMIGDNAKNVIDAAKIRIIKTGTDKSVKVAASEFESENSA; translated from the coding sequence TTGAAAATATGTATTACTTCCACAGGAAACAACACAGAAAGTTTAGTTGAAAAAAATTTTGGCAGGGCACCATATCTTGCAGTTTATGATACCGTATCTGAGGAGTTTACTTTCTTAGAAAACAAAAATATGAATCTTCCCGGTGGAGTCGGCCCAAAAACCGCTCAGATGGTAATAGACAGTCAGGCTGAAGTTTTAATCACCGGAATGATTGGCGACAATGCAAAAAATGTAATTGACGCGGCAAAAATAAGAATTATAAAAACAGGAACTGATAAATCAGTAAAAGTAGCAGCATCTGAGTTTGAATCCGAAAATTCAGCCTGA
- a CDS encoding radical SAM protein, with the protein MEYKYLFGPVPSRRLGISLGIDLVPPKTCSYNCIYCECGKTTNLTITRKEYFPTDNIIEELDDALEKHPHLDYITYSGSGEPTLHTGIKEITKFLKKKYPEYKIALLTNGSMFWDENVRKECLGIDLVIPSLDSSVDETFKKIDRPHRELKIDKVNNGIIKFSQEFSGTIWLEIFIVPGINDTISEIEKMNEVIKKIKPEKVQLNTLDRPGVVSWIKPASDDSLKHISSLITHKNVEIAKKPAERLSSEAFYGDVSELILNTIKRRPCTLEDISEITALHINEINKYLGVLVEKGLISESSGKRGVFYSAKEK; encoded by the coding sequence ATGGAATACAAATATTTATTTGGACCTGTTCCTTCAAGAAGACTTGGAATATCGCTTGGAATTGACCTTGTTCCTCCAAAAACATGCTCATATAACTGCATTTATTGTGAATGCGGAAAAACAACCAATCTTACGATAACAAGAAAAGAATATTTTCCAACTGATAATATAATAGAAGAGTTAGACGATGCACTAGAAAAACATCCACACCTCGACTATATCACATATTCCGGCTCAGGAGAACCAACACTCCATACAGGTATAAAAGAGATTACAAAATTTCTGAAAAAAAAATATCCGGAGTACAAAATTGCACTTTTAACAAACGGAAGTATGTTTTGGGATGAAAATGTCCGAAAAGAATGTCTTGGAATTGATCTTGTAATACCTTCTCTTGACAGTTCAGTGGATGAAACGTTTAAAAAAATAGATCGTCCGCATAGAGAGTTAAAAATTGATAAGGTAAATAATGGAATTATAAAATTCAGTCAGGAATTTTCAGGAACAATATGGCTGGAAATATTTATAGTCCCCGGAATTAATGATACAATCTCTGAAATTGAGAAGATGAATGAAGTTATTAAAAAAATAAAACCTGAAAAAGTTCAGCTAAACACTCTTGACAGGCCCGGCGTTGTTTCATGGATTAAGCCTGCAAGCGATGATTCCTTAAAGCATATATCCTCACTTATAACTCATAAAAACGTTGAAATAGCAAAAAAACCGGCAGAGAGACTCTCAAGCGAAGCATTCTATGGTGATGTTTCAGAACTTATCTTAAATACAATAAAAAGACGTCCCTGCACTCTTGAAGATATTTCAGAAATTACCGCTCTTCACATAAATGAAATAAATAAATATCTGGGCGTTCTTGTAGAAAAAGGTCTGATCTCAGAATCATCGGGTAAGCGGGGAGTTTTTTACTCAGCAAAAGAAAAATAA
- a CDS encoding NifB/NifX family molybdenum-iron cluster-binding protein — MKIAVAKDENIVAEHFGHCHQYALFTVENNQIIEEKLLDAPEHAPGVIPKFLSENGANVVLAGGMGQGAISLFNEMGITVYLGVCGTIEEAIQKYIDGSLVSGQNVCDH, encoded by the coding sequence ATGAAAATAGCAGTTGCAAAAGATGAAAATATTGTTGCAGAGCATTTTGGTCATTGTCACCAGTATGCCCTTTTTACAGTTGAAAACAATCAGATTATAGAAGAAAAATTACTTGACGCGCCGGAACATGCTCCGGGAGTCATTCCTAAATTTTTAAGCGAAAATGGCGCTAATGTTGTTTTAGCAGGCGGAATGGGTCAGGGAGCAATCAGTCTCTTCAATGAAATGGGAATAACTGTGTATTTAGGCGTATGCGGAACAATTGAAGAAGCAATACAAAAATACATTGACGGAAGTCTTGTAAGCGGACAAAATGTCTGCGACCATTAA
- a CDS encoding DUF1922 domain-containing protein, translated as MYFILRCPGCFTFTYVDSFRQHRLCPFCGEIIKVKGAPVYLEVKDYKEAEAIVNELGKYLLKNKRKDLTPEEKEKMREEYAQWMRKNLLV; from the coding sequence GTGTACTTCATACTTCGCTGTCCCGGATGTTTTACCTTTACATATGTAGATTCCTTTCGCCAGCACCGCCTGTGCCCATTTTGTGGCGAAATAATTAAAGTTAAGGGAGCGCCGGTATATCTTGAGGTAAAAGACTATAAAGAAGCTGAAGCAATCGTTAATGAACTTGGAAAATATCTGCTCAAAAATAAAAGAAAAGACTTAACACCTGAAGAAAAGGAAAAAATGCGTGAAGAGTATGCTCAGTGGATGAGAAAAAATCTTCTGGTATGA
- a CDS encoding DUF128 domain-containing protein, translating to MSFIRSERKCIEILRILKEHQEPVGAKRLSELMTEHGFALTDRAVQYYLSYLDNMGFTRKIGNQGRILTPLGVSETERALVDERIGFIISKLERLAFKSNFNPETGTGNVAYNLSYVPENQIENLSSVFDEVIKNGISFFKSYKIIDSDPRIPSGHLGVITVCSITMDGVLQNHGIPVKMAFGGLLNVENNTPSGFQDLIGYKGTTIDPLLLFINAGFTSIGSVLKNGTGKVLANVREVPDTAIDSVNDIANMMKSSGFLFPVKVGTGILNIRADPYRTSIVAYSGMNLIGYAIEKGINLKTEIGAGNIPYSSFDM from the coding sequence ATGAGCTTTATCAGATCTGAGAGAAAATGTATCGAGATACTCAGGATACTAAAAGAACACCAGGAACCTGTTGGTGCAAAGCGCCTATCTGAGTTAATGACCGAGCACGGTTTTGCACTTACTGACAGGGCAGTTCAGTATTATCTTAGCTATCTTGACAATATGGGTTTTACAAGAAAGATTGGAAATCAGGGCAGGATTTTAACTCCTCTTGGTGTATCTGAAACCGAGCGTGCTCTTGTAGATGAACGCATTGGTTTTATCATCTCCAAGCTTGAAAGACTTGCGTTCAAAAGCAATTTTAATCCTGAAACCGGTACTGGAAATGTTGCGTACAATCTTTCATATGTTCCTGAAAATCAGATAGAAAATTTATCTTCAGTTTTTGATGAAGTAATAAAAAATGGCATTAGTTTTTTTAAATCCTATAAAATAATTGACAGTGATCCTCGCATCCCCTCAGGTCATCTTGGTGTAATTACAGTGTGTAGTATTACAATGGATGGTGTTTTGCAAAATCATGGTATCCCTGTCAAAATGGCGTTTGGCGGACTTTTGAATGTTGAAAATAACACCCCATCAGGGTTTCAGGATTTAATTGGATATAAAGGAACAACAATTGATCCTTTGCTTTTGTTTATAAATGCAGGATTTACATCAATTGGTTCTGTTTTAAAAAACGGAACCGGAAAAGTGCTTGCCAATGTGCGGGAAGTCCCTGATACTGCTATAGATTCAGTTAATGATATTGCAAATATGATGAAAAGTTCAGGATTTTTATTTCCTGTAAAAGTGGGTACTGGAATTTTGAATATAAGGGCTGATCCTTACAGAACATCAATTGTTGCGTACAGCGGAATGAATCTTATAGGATATGCCATTGAGAAGGGAATAAATTTGAAAACCGAAATAGGAGCCGGAAATATTCCATATTCAAGTTTTGACATGTGA
- the argF gene encoding ornithine carbamoyltransferase has translation MKKDIISILDLSKKEFEEVVSLAADLKRKRADGDIEELLHKKTLGMIFEKSSTRTRISFEVGMFELGGHAIFLNPHDMQLGRGEEVKDTARVLSRYLSAIMIRSFLHSTVEEIAKNAEIPVINGLSDKEHPCQILADVLTMKEKFGNDLSGIKVAWVGDGNNVCNSLLLSAAYTGFEVNVSTPKGYEPDSDIIISAEKSGAKIKFFENPADSVKDSNVVYTDTWISMGSEDEKDVRLKHFKGFCVNDELMKGASKDAIVMHCLPAHRGEEITDAVIEGKQSAVWDQAENRLHAQKALLVKLLLSR, from the coding sequence ATGAAAAAAGATATCATATCAATTCTGGATCTGTCAAAGAAAGAGTTTGAAGAGGTAGTATCTCTAGCGGCAGATCTTAAAAGAAAACGTGCTGATGGAGATATAGAAGAGTTACTTCACAAAAAGACTCTTGGAATGATCTTTGAGAAATCTTCAACCAGGACCAGAATTTCTTTTGAAGTTGGAATGTTTGAGCTTGGCGGACATGCAATATTCTTAAATCCACATGATATGCAGCTTGGAAGAGGAGAAGAGGTAAAAGATACTGCACGTGTTCTTTCACGTTATTTATCGGCAATTATGATTCGCTCTTTTCTGCACAGTACTGTTGAGGAGATAGCAAAGAATGCAGAGATTCCGGTTATCAACGGTCTTTCCGATAAGGAACATCCATGCCAGATTCTTGCTGATGTTTTGACAATGAAAGAAAAATTCGGTAATGACTTAAGCGGAATTAAAGTTGCATGGGTTGGAGACGGGAATAACGTTTGCAATTCTCTTCTTCTTTCAGCGGCATACACCGGATTTGAGGTAAATGTTTCAACACCAAAGGGATATGAACCCGATTCTGATATTATAATATCAGCTGAGAAGTCTGGTGCAAAAATAAAATTCTTTGAAAATCCGGCAGATTCTGTAAAAGATTCCAATGTCGTATATACTGATACGTGGATTTCTATGGGTTCAGAAGACGAGAAAGATGTTCGTTTGAAACATTTCAAAGGATTTTGTGTAAATGATGAATTGATGAAAGGCGCATCCAAAGATGCAATTGTGATGCACTGTCTGCCGGCACACAGGGGTGAGGAGATTACAGACGCTGTTATCGAAGGAAAACAGAGTGCTGTATGGGATCAGGCAGAAAACAGACTTCATGCACAAAAGGCTCTTTTGGTAAAGCTTCTTTTAAGCAGATAA